From a region of the Spelaeicoccus albus genome:
- a CDS encoding ABC transporter ATP-binding protein, which translates to MMPGEQVNSVEAEPGGTAADAASEVLSITDLGVDFATESGDVSAVRGVSMRVEPGETLALVGESGSGKSTVALATMSLLSSNARVHGDVRVCGRSVSGANESELARLRGKQASMVFQEPATALDPLKRIGAQITEVIRNHRDVTSAVAKSEAVDLLRRVGLPDPEQRVSAYPFQLSGGQRQRVVIAMAIANRPRLLIADEPTTALDVTVQAEILDLLRGLAAETHTGVLLVTHNMGVVADFADRVAVMYHGQIVETGPVEDVLLRPEHDYTKKLLAAVPRLDTAGARRGVDVQAAQPARSGQPGRSAESEKPAETDGADRVVELDDVSVVFGRGARAVRGLDHVSVGIHAGETVALVGESGSGKSTAARVALGLIRTDGGRVKLFDHDFHATGRKARRALRSGIGVVLQDPVASLDARMPVGECIAEPLRIHRKSMSRADRARRVGDVLERVQLPRNVAGRAPRELSGGQRQRVSIARALALEPRLLVADEPTSGLDVSVQESVLTMLTELQAELGFACLFVSHDLAVVQSFARRVVVMKSGSVVEEGATSETLVHPETDYTRRLLAAVPVADPIVQRARRSERLALLASGRDAE; encoded by the coding sequence ATGATGCCGGGCGAACAGGTGAATTCGGTTGAAGCCGAGCCGGGCGGCACTGCTGCCGACGCGGCGTCCGAGGTCCTGTCGATCACCGATCTCGGGGTCGACTTTGCAACGGAGTCGGGTGACGTATCCGCCGTCCGGGGCGTGTCAATGCGCGTTGAGCCCGGCGAGACGCTCGCTCTCGTCGGTGAATCGGGATCCGGAAAGAGCACCGTCGCGCTGGCGACGATGAGTCTGCTGAGCTCGAACGCGCGGGTGCACGGCGACGTGCGGGTATGCGGCAGGTCGGTGTCGGGTGCCAATGAGTCGGAACTTGCCCGCCTTCGGGGCAAGCAGGCGTCCATGGTGTTTCAAGAGCCGGCGACGGCGCTCGACCCGCTGAAGCGCATCGGCGCACAGATCACGGAAGTGATCCGCAACCACCGCGATGTGACGTCGGCAGTTGCCAAGAGCGAGGCGGTGGACCTGCTGCGCCGAGTCGGACTGCCGGATCCGGAACAACGCGTCTCCGCGTACCCGTTCCAGCTGTCGGGCGGGCAGCGCCAGCGCGTCGTCATCGCCATGGCGATCGCCAACCGTCCGCGCTTGCTGATCGCGGACGAGCCGACAACGGCGCTTGATGTCACGGTGCAGGCCGAGATCCTCGATCTTTTGCGCGGGCTCGCCGCCGAGACCCATACCGGCGTGCTGCTGGTCACCCACAACATGGGCGTGGTCGCAGACTTCGCCGACCGGGTGGCAGTGATGTACCACGGGCAAATCGTCGAGACCGGACCGGTGGAGGACGTGCTGCTGCGTCCCGAGCACGATTACACGAAGAAGTTGTTGGCAGCCGTGCCGCGACTCGACACGGCCGGAGCCCGGCGCGGCGTCGACGTTCAAGCGGCCCAACCGGCGCGATCGGGCCAACCGGGGCGATCGGCGGAATCAGAGAAGCCGGCGGAGACGGATGGCGCGGACCGCGTCGTCGAACTGGATGACGTGTCGGTGGTCTTTGGTCGCGGGGCGCGGGCCGTGCGCGGGCTGGACCACGTGTCGGTCGGTATCCACGCCGGTGAGACCGTGGCCCTGGTCGGCGAATCGGGATCGGGCAAGTCCACTGCGGCGCGTGTGGCGCTCGGCCTCATCCGCACCGACGGCGGCCGGGTCAAGCTGTTCGATCATGACTTCCACGCGACCGGACGCAAGGCCCGGCGAGCACTGCGATCCGGTATCGGCGTCGTGCTGCAGGACCCCGTCGCATCGCTGGACGCGCGCATGCCGGTGGGCGAATGCATCGCCGAGCCGCTTCGGATCCACCGGAAGTCGATGTCTCGAGCGGACCGTGCTCGGCGCGTCGGCGACGTCCTCGAACGCGTACAACTGCCGCGGAACGTGGCCGGTCGCGCCCCGCGCGAACTGTCCGGCGGTCAACGCCAACGCGTGAGCATCGCGCGGGCGCTGGCGCTTGAACCCCGGCTGCTAGTGGCCGACGAACCCACGAGCGGACTCGACGTCAGCGTGCAGGAATCGGTTCTGACAATGCTCACCGAGTTGCAGGCCGAACTCGGCTTCGCCTGCCTCTTCGTGTCACACGACCTTGCCGTCGTACAGAGCTTTGCCCGGCGCGTCGTCGTGATGAAGTCCGGCTCGGTCGTTGAGGAGGGAGCAACGAGCGAGACGCTCGTGCACCCCGAAACCGACTACACCCGTCGTCTTTTGGCCGCCGTGCCGGTGGCGGATCCGATCGTGCAGCGTGCTCGCCGATCCGAGCGACTTGCCTTGCTGGCGTCCGGCCGGGACGCGGAGTGA
- a CDS encoding ABC transporter permease, whose protein sequence is MPTLLYLARRLLQAIVVIFIVTIIVFCLLHALPGGPARGILGAQATQQQIAQFNHQQGLDKPLVIQYFYYLSTLVHGNLGTSYTLNESVTALIVQRLPKTIVLTGISAVVALIIAIPLGMVQATRRNKPIDYIVTTISFVAYATPVFFLGLIVIVVFSQALPWFPSQAPTGNTLGEIFADPAGLVLPVATGAAAMIAVFTRYMRSSTLENLSEDYVRTARAGGATGYGILTGHVFRNALTPVVAMLGYYIPVMFGGALVIEQLFNYPGMGLLFWNAAQSSDYPVLLGCVLVISIATVAGSLLADIAQLIIDPRVKVSSS, encoded by the coding sequence ATGCCGACACTTCTCTATCTAGCGCGACGCCTGCTGCAGGCGATAGTCGTGATCTTCATCGTCACGATCATCGTGTTCTGCCTGTTGCATGCGCTTCCCGGGGGTCCCGCACGCGGGATCCTCGGGGCGCAGGCGACGCAGCAGCAAATCGCTCAGTTCAATCACCAACAGGGTCTCGATAAGCCCCTCGTCATCCAGTACTTCTACTACCTCTCCACGCTCGTGCACGGGAACCTCGGCACGTCGTACACGTTGAACGAATCGGTCACCGCGCTGATCGTCCAACGGCTGCCGAAGACAATCGTGTTGACGGGGATCTCCGCAGTGGTGGCGCTCATCATTGCCATTCCCCTCGGCATGGTGCAGGCGACTCGGCGGAACAAGCCGATCGACTACATCGTGACGACTATCAGTTTCGTCGCCTATGCCACGCCGGTGTTCTTCCTCGGACTCATCGTGATCGTGGTCTTCAGTCAGGCGCTTCCCTGGTTCCCGTCGCAAGCGCCGACCGGCAACACGCTTGGCGAAATCTTTGCCGATCCCGCGGGGCTCGTGCTTCCGGTGGCAACGGGCGCGGCAGCCATGATTGCCGTGTTCACGCGGTACATGCGCTCGTCGACACTTGAAAACCTTTCCGAGGACTATGTGCGCACTGCTCGGGCCGGCGGCGCGACCGGATACGGGATCTTGACCGGGCACGTGTTCCGCAACGCCCTCACGCCGGTCGTCGCCATGCTCGGCTACTACATCCCGGTGATGTTCGGCGGCGCCCTGGTGATTGAGCAATTGTTCAATTACCCGGGCATGGGGCTGTTGTTCTGGAACGCCGCCCAGTCCTCCGACTACCCGGTCTTGCTCGGCTGCGTCCTGGTGATCTCGATTGCCACCGTGGCCGGGTCGCTGCTGGCCGACATTGCTCAGCTCATCATCGACCCACGCGTGAAAGTGAGTAGCTCATGA
- a CDS encoding ROK family transcriptional regulator, which produces MTVLSSRSAVPHGPRISTLATKILRLVSSGVVTTRTELADELAAPPSTISSAVGQLVELGLVVEHGQQSSTGGRPRKVLRLGRKDDFAIAADIGAHHARIGVVLPGGRLEHVENVKFSIDEGPETGLDRLSTAFARLAEAQGAENWRAVGLSMPGPVDTGSGTVELPSRMPGWNRFPIVSWLQDKLARPVVVDNDANCMAFAEQLVQPNTHRRTVLVKAGSAIGAGIVIDGELYRGANGVAGDITHVRVDAAGDTPCSCGNTGCLETIASGLALVRIVSEQGVPVTSVQDVVQLAIEANPIATRAVRRAGAYLGEVLAANVNFFNPDGVYLGGYLATLEAFVAAVRSQLYDDCHPLVTRHLSISRAKLGENGGITGAGVSALQAAVVDSLEALSS; this is translated from the coding sequence ATGACCGTATTAAGTAGTCGGAGCGCCGTGCCCCACGGTCCGCGCATCTCGACGTTGGCGACGAAAATCCTGCGGCTGGTGTCCTCGGGGGTTGTCACGACGCGGACCGAACTGGCCGACGAGCTTGCCGCTCCCCCGTCGACGATCTCTTCCGCAGTCGGGCAACTCGTCGAGCTCGGGCTCGTCGTCGAACACGGCCAGCAGTCATCGACCGGCGGTCGCCCGCGCAAGGTGCTGCGACTCGGCCGTAAGGACGACTTCGCGATTGCCGCCGACATCGGCGCCCATCACGCCCGGATCGGCGTCGTGTTGCCCGGCGGCAGACTCGAACACGTCGAAAACGTGAAGTTCTCCATTGACGAGGGTCCGGAAACCGGGTTGGACAGGTTGAGTACGGCGTTCGCCCGTCTTGCCGAAGCGCAGGGCGCCGAGAACTGGCGAGCAGTGGGCCTGTCCATGCCCGGCCCCGTCGACACCGGCTCCGGCACCGTCGAACTGCCCTCCCGCATGCCCGGATGGAACCGGTTCCCGATCGTCTCGTGGCTGCAGGACAAGCTTGCGCGGCCGGTCGTCGTCGACAACGACGCGAATTGCATGGCTTTTGCCGAGCAGCTCGTCCAGCCGAACACTCACCGGCGGACGGTGCTGGTCAAGGCCGGTTCGGCAATCGGCGCCGGGATCGTCATCGACGGCGAGCTTTACCGCGGGGCCAACGGCGTCGCCGGCGATATCACCCACGTCCGCGTCGATGCCGCGGGCGACACCCCGTGCTCGTGCGGCAACACCGGCTGCCTCGAGACGATTGCGTCGGGGCTCGCTCTCGTGCGCATCGTGAGTGAGCAGGGAGTGCCGGTCACGTCGGTCCAGGACGTCGTTCAGTTGGCGATCGAGGCGAACCCGATAGCCACGCGCGCGGTACGTCGCGCCGGGGCCTACCTCGGCGAGGTGCTCGCGGCAAACGTGAACTTCTTCAATCCGGACGGCGTGTACCTGGGCGGGTATCTCGCCACTCTCGAAGCATTCGTCGCGGCCGTCCGCAGTCAACTGTACGACGACTGCCATCCGCTGGTCACCCGCCATTTGAGCATTTCACGGGCGAAGCTCGGCGAGAACGGCGGAATCACCGGCGCCGGTGTTTCGGCGTTGCAGGCGGCCGTTGTCGACTCGCTCGAAGCACTCAGTTCATAG
- a CDS encoding APC family permease, with amino-acid sequence MANSSVGLKRELGLFSVIALAAGAVLGGWLAEAPYWFQLTGAGAAIIFPILAIILIPVGLAFSELTAMLPFSSAVDVWSSSAMNSSTGWATQWMFFLVQVVEPPLVAFIFVTAAGYFVDLSDVVKPLIAIGIMVIWYIVSNFNIDLTGKLAVVFFIVMVGITLIDSIYYFFSGHWELTNITAHGGFFPNGIYGAIAGASALVLKYIGFGMTPTLIQEAKFPARKMITVILAALFIPAVVYMIATFAIGGLAPHNVIAHLSIPEPQLVNSLDMAGIIGLFAIGSGLLYAFTTLMGFWTSSARVLYGASQLRQLPPWFSKTNKHGQPYIANIVVLAFGIFFALFTSTDWVQYIYSLSVVAAGIVYFLVCLSAYRLRTKQADWKRPYRSPAGKPMFVIGMAVSAAITIVGVTLLPASAWVPILIYIVIGVLVPVAMRIYRRRVGGYEPIILTPDDRDVAGAGE; translated from the coding sequence ATGGCGAATTCAAGCGTTGGTCTGAAACGAGAGCTAGGACTTTTCAGTGTTATCGCCCTGGCCGCCGGCGCGGTCCTCGGTGGATGGCTCGCCGAGGCCCCGTACTGGTTTCAACTTACCGGTGCCGGTGCGGCGATCATCTTCCCGATTCTTGCAATCATTCTCATACCGGTGGGTCTGGCATTTTCGGAACTGACGGCAATGCTGCCGTTCTCCTCGGCGGTCGACGTGTGGTCGAGCAGCGCGATGAATTCAAGCACCGGATGGGCAACGCAATGGATGTTCTTCCTGGTGCAGGTCGTCGAGCCGCCGCTGGTCGCCTTCATTTTCGTGACCGCCGCCGGGTACTTCGTCGACCTTTCGGACGTCGTGAAACCGTTGATCGCCATTGGAATCATGGTCATCTGGTATATCGTGTCGAACTTCAATATCGACCTGACCGGAAAGCTCGCTGTCGTGTTCTTTATCGTCATGGTCGGTATCACGTTGATCGACTCGATTTATTATTTCTTCAGCGGGCACTGGGAGCTGACCAATATCACCGCGCACGGCGGATTCTTTCCGAACGGCATCTACGGTGCGATCGCCGGCGCTTCGGCACTTGTATTGAAATATATCGGCTTCGGAATGACGCCGACGTTGATTCAGGAAGCGAAGTTCCCCGCTCGCAAGATGATCACCGTCATCCTCGCGGCGCTCTTCATACCAGCCGTTGTCTACATGATTGCCACTTTCGCCATCGGCGGTCTCGCACCACACAACGTGATAGCGCACCTGAGCATCCCCGAACCCCAATTGGTCAACTCACTCGACATGGCGGGCATCATCGGACTCTTTGCGATCGGATCCGGCTTGCTCTACGCGTTCACGACCCTCATGGGGTTCTGGACGTCGTCCGCGCGCGTGCTCTACGGAGCGTCGCAATTGCGTCAGCTTCCGCCCTGGTTCAGCAAGACCAACAAGCACGGTCAGCCGTATATTGCGAATATCGTCGTTCTAGCTTTTGGCATCTTCTTTGCACTGTTCACAAGCACGGACTGGGTGCAGTACATCTATTCGCTGTCGGTGGTCGCTGCCGGGATCGTGTACTTCTTGGTCTGCTTGTCGGCCTATCGGCTTCGGACGAAGCAGGCGGATTGGAAACGCCCCTACCGGTCTCCGGCCGGCAAGCCGATGTTCGTGATCGGCATGGCTGTTTCCGCTGCCATCACGATCGTCGGCGTCACGTTGCTGCCGGCAAGCGCCTGGGTGCCCATCTTAATCTACATCGTGATCGGCGTCCTCGTCCCGGTTGCCATGAGAATCTATCGCCGGCGAGTGGGCGGGTATGAGCCGATCATTCTCACGCCCGATGACCGTGACGTTGCGGGTGCCGGTGAATAG
- a CDS encoding ABC transporter permease translates to MSAAIPPVEAAIDVGPMGPSGTRLAVRRFLRNKLAVIGLAVIVAFILFCFVGPFVYHTDQTHTLLGAANQAPSGKHILGTDAVGHDELGRLMYGGRISLAVGLAAGTLATLIGTLWGAIAGYAGGWVDAVMMRVVDAGIAIPALFILLVISAIATPDALGLVVILGFVSWLVPSRLIRAETLTLKSRDYVLTLRAIGGGHSRAIARHILPNSISTIVVAATFQVADAILLIAYVSYLGLGVQAPATDWGGMLTAGLDAAYSGRFWLILPPGLAVIVIVCAFNAFGDGLRDSFEVRGR, encoded by the coding sequence ATGAGCGCCGCCATCCCACCCGTGGAAGCTGCTATCGACGTCGGCCCGATGGGACCGTCCGGCACCAGACTCGCCGTCCGCCGCTTCCTGCGCAATAAGCTTGCCGTGATCGGCTTGGCCGTCATCGTTGCGTTCATCCTGTTCTGCTTCGTGGGTCCCTTCGTGTACCACACGGACCAGACGCACACGCTGCTTGGAGCCGCCAACCAAGCGCCGTCCGGCAAGCATATCCTCGGCACGGACGCCGTCGGCCACGATGAACTCGGCCGGCTGATGTACGGCGGCCGGATCTCTCTGGCCGTCGGCCTGGCTGCCGGAACCCTGGCAACGCTGATCGGCACGCTGTGGGGCGCCATCGCCGGATACGCGGGCGGCTGGGTGGACGCCGTCATGATGCGCGTCGTCGATGCCGGAATTGCGATTCCCGCGTTGTTCATCCTTCTCGTCATCTCTGCGATCGCCACGCCCGACGCCCTGGGGCTGGTGGTGATCCTCGGATTCGTGTCGTGGCTCGTGCCGTCGCGGTTGATCCGGGCCGAGACACTCACGTTGAAAAGCCGCGACTACGTTCTCACGCTGCGGGCGATCGGCGGCGGTCATTCGCGGGCGATCGCCCGTCACATTCTGCCGAACTCGATCTCGACGATCGTGGTGGCCGCCACCTTCCAGGTCGCCGACGCGATCTTGCTGATTGCGTACGTGTCGTACCTCGGCTTGGGCGTGCAAGCGCCGGCGACCGACTGGGGCGGAATGCTGACTGCGGGCCTCGACGCCGCGTATTCGGGCCGGTTCTGGCTCATTCTCCCGCCGGGGCTGGCCGTCATCGTCATCGTGTGCGCTTTCAACGCATTTGGCGACGGGCTTCGCGATTCGTTTGAAGTGAGGGGGCGATGA
- a CDS encoding ROK family protein, translated as MNDGDEAPASTGTDDVIAGIDIGGTTTNVLLCRSDLGVIDTVQIPTAAQRGGDVIVRDAVAALTRLAATHRVEPRAVGVGAAGVVDPRSGHVLVASRSFAGWSGYHVTGAITDALGVPAYLDNDVNAFLRGEVLAGAVAGEDYVLGVTLGTGVGGALWMDGALMTGAHGAAGEIGHLPGFGNCMCSCGERGHLETVASGWAIARRFTEISGRAATAKDAAAAAQDGDRGAAEILSDAGHALGHAAVLTAGLIDVTTVVIGGGVSDAWEFLEPAIGETLTAEPVVSGHPVKVVKAALGNLSVALGAAACATTSMR; from the coding sequence GTGAACGACGGGGACGAGGCGCCGGCGTCCACCGGCACCGACGACGTCATTGCAGGCATCGACATCGGCGGCACCACGACGAACGTGCTCCTTTGCCGGTCGGATCTCGGCGTGATCGACACGGTGCAAATTCCGACCGCGGCGCAACGCGGCGGAGACGTCATCGTGCGCGACGCCGTGGCTGCGCTCACTCGGCTTGCGGCAACCCATCGCGTGGAGCCGCGAGCCGTCGGCGTCGGCGCGGCCGGTGTCGTCGACCCGCGGAGCGGGCACGTGCTGGTGGCGAGCCGATCGTTCGCCGGCTGGTCGGGGTACCACGTCACGGGCGCGATCACCGACGCGCTTGGTGTGCCGGCGTATCTCGATAATGACGTGAACGCGTTCTTACGCGGCGAAGTCTTAGCCGGCGCGGTTGCGGGCGAGGACTACGTTTTGGGCGTCACGCTCGGCACGGGTGTCGGCGGCGCCTTGTGGATGGACGGCGCATTGATGACTGGCGCTCACGGCGCGGCCGGAGAGATCGGGCACCTGCCCGGATTCGGCAACTGCATGTGCAGCTGCGGTGAGCGCGGACACCTTGAGACGGTGGCGTCCGGATGGGCGATCGCCCGCCGCTTCACCGAAATCAGCGGCCGCGCGGCAACGGCCAAGGACGCCGCAGCGGCCGCGCAGGATGGTGACCGCGGCGCAGCGGAGATATTGAGCGATGCGGGGCATGCCTTGGGACACGCTGCCGTGCTGACCGCCGGCCTCATCGACGTGACCACCGTGGTGATCGGCGGCGGCGTGAGCGACGCGTGGGAATTCTTGGAGCCCGCGATCGGGGAGACGCTGACTGCGGAACCAGTCGTGAGCGGCCATCCCGTGAAAGTGGTGAAAGCCGCGCTCGGCAACTTGTCCGTCGCTCTCGGCGCGGCAGCCTGCGCGACGACGTCGATGCGGTGA
- a CDS encoding M81 family metallopeptidase has translation MPVEARSPRDRPVLAIAGIGIEASTFSPARSEAAAFHPDLGDAVLGRYPFLRPGEPLRESADWRGALVGKALPGGIATADGFAELSDALIERLAGMPALDGLLFDIHGAMTVEGIDDAEATLLARIREVIGSRPIVSTSMDLHGNVSPRLAHLTDLITCYRMAPHEDYMVTKERAARNLVDLVASGAPRPAKAWVPVPVLLAGEQTSTRIEPAKSVYGAIDDVEKTDGVTDAAIWVGYAWADEPRNHAAVVVTGRSEAAGRKGAEDLAARFWSARREFDFVAPTGTLDECLDAALRSEKHPFFISDSGDNPTAGGAGDVTWTLEHILGRREFAGADGPELIYASIPGSGAVDEAVRAGLGQTVTVTAGAEVDDRHAGPVTMTGKVHAIRHGDRDAETEVVLHVGSVYVIITRRRKPYHLESDFTDLDLSPREAAIVVVKIGYLEPELFDMAEDWMLALTPGGVDQDLVRLGHRRIKRPMFPFDPDMPDPDLSARIIPASNEPFDAAEFGA, from the coding sequence ATGCCCGTTGAAGCCCGGTCACCTCGCGACCGACCCGTCCTGGCCATCGCCGGTATCGGCATCGAGGCCAGCACGTTCTCGCCGGCACGTTCCGAAGCCGCGGCGTTCCATCCGGACTTGGGCGACGCCGTCCTGGGACGCTATCCGTTCCTCCGGCCCGGCGAGCCGCTCAGGGAGTCGGCGGATTGGCGCGGCGCACTCGTCGGCAAGGCACTGCCGGGCGGTATTGCAACCGCCGATGGGTTCGCCGAGCTGTCCGATGCGCTGATTGAGCGGCTTGCCGGCATGCCGGCGCTCGACGGGCTGCTGTTCGACATCCACGGCGCAATGACCGTCGAAGGCATCGACGACGCCGAGGCAACACTGCTGGCGCGCATCCGGGAAGTCATCGGGTCGCGGCCGATCGTGTCGACGTCGATGGACCTGCACGGAAACGTCTCGCCGCGTCTTGCGCATTTGACCGATTTGATCACGTGTTATCGGATGGCTCCGCACGAGGACTACATGGTCACGAAGGAGCGCGCCGCACGCAATCTCGTCGACCTCGTCGCGTCCGGCGCGCCGCGGCCCGCCAAAGCGTGGGTCCCCGTGCCCGTTCTCCTTGCGGGCGAACAGACGTCCACCCGCATTGAACCGGCCAAGAGCGTGTACGGCGCCATCGACGACGTCGAGAAGACCGACGGCGTGACCGACGCGGCGATCTGGGTCGGGTACGCCTGGGCGGACGAGCCGCGCAACCACGCTGCCGTCGTCGTCACGGGACGGTCCGAGGCGGCCGGCCGCAAGGGTGCCGAAGACCTCGCCGCCCGGTTCTGGTCCGCTCGTCGTGAGTTCGACTTCGTCGCGCCGACCGGGACGCTCGACGAGTGCCTCGATGCCGCGCTGCGGTCCGAAAAACACCCATTCTTCATCAGCGACTCGGGCGACAACCCGACCGCGGGCGGAGCCGGCGACGTCACTTGGACTCTCGAGCACATCCTGGGACGCCGCGAATTTGCCGGAGCCGACGGTCCCGAACTGATTTACGCGTCCATTCCCGGATCCGGCGCGGTCGACGAGGCGGTTCGCGCGGGGCTCGGCCAGACCGTGACCGTGACGGCGGGCGCCGAGGTCGACGATCGTCACGCCGGCCCGGTCACGATGACCGGCAAGGTTCACGCGATCCGCCACGGAGATCGTGACGCCGAGACGGAGGTCGTGCTGCATGTGGGCAGCGTGTACGTCATCATCACGCGCCGCCGGAAGCCGTACCATCTGGAGAGCGATTTCACCGATTTGGATCTAAGCCCGCGCGAGGCGGCGATCGTCGTCGTGAAGATCGGCTATCTCGAGCCGGAACTGTTCGACATGGCGGAAGACTGGATGCTCGCTCTCACCCCGGGCGGCGTCGACCAGGATCTCGTCCGGTTGGGGCACCGGCGGATCAAGCGGCCCATGTTCCCGTTCGACCCGGACATGCCCGATCCCGACCTGTCGGCTCGGATCATCCCGGCATCGAACGAGCCATTCGATGCCGCCGAATTCGGCGCCTGA
- a CDS encoding peptide ABC transporter substrate-binding protein yields the protein MRAVRTHTGRRRWMLATAAVLASSVALAGCSGGDNSTSAAKKTSINYALPANFTPNWILPIGTSAHLNTNNVSIAESLWEPLIEYDGSTGKMEWNKKGSIATAANFASDGKSVTITLGKRSWSDGKPITSRDVEFWYNIITANKKQWANYNAGKAPDNWTKFSTIDAHHFKLTFDKKYNDQWMLANELSMIVPLPQHAWDKTSSSAKVSNADRTTAGAQKVWKFLLGQAKKISSYASNPLWNVVSGPYKVKTFSTSGKVDLTANTKYDGGEKAGIKTVHLLSFTTADAEKNALRSGGVDYGYIGPGDLDQKASFTAKGYKVKPWSGWAITYMPYNFNNPQLGAVFKQLYARQAVQMSINQPQLTKVIFNGTAVPTYGPIPQAEESDFVSKVQQNNPYPFSTSKAAKLLTSHGWTKKDGVMTCTDAGTGSSQCGAGIDKGTKFEMHVLSQSGSSVTTNMMSAIKSSLSKTGIGFNIKSAPVNSVLSQTPQCTKKQSICKWQLSFFGTAGSWYFPAYATGDSLFQTGGGSNFGNYSNPKVDKLINNSTTSSSASVMKKYSAALAKDLPVVWLPEPDYQVSVMKKGLTGFSQDPLANFHPAQWKWSK from the coding sequence ATGAGGGCTGTACGAACACACACCGGTCGCCGCCGTTGGATGCTGGCGACCGCGGCAGTGCTGGCGTCAAGCGTTGCGCTGGCAGGATGCAGCGGGGGTGACAACTCGACGTCCGCGGCCAAGAAGACGAGCATCAACTACGCGTTGCCGGCCAACTTCACGCCGAACTGGATTCTGCCGATCGGCACGTCGGCGCACTTGAACACCAACAACGTCTCCATTGCGGAATCCCTGTGGGAACCGCTGATCGAATACGACGGCTCGACCGGGAAGATGGAGTGGAACAAGAAGGGATCGATCGCGACTGCGGCCAATTTCGCCTCCGACGGCAAGAGCGTGACCATCACGCTCGGCAAACGGTCGTGGAGCGACGGCAAGCCCATCACCTCGCGTGACGTCGAGTTCTGGTACAACATCATCACGGCGAACAAGAAGCAATGGGCCAACTACAACGCTGGCAAGGCGCCGGACAACTGGACGAAGTTCAGCACCATCGACGCCCACCACTTCAAGTTGACGTTCGACAAGAAGTACAACGACCAGTGGATGCTGGCGAACGAACTCAGCATGATCGTGCCCCTGCCGCAGCACGCCTGGGACAAGACGAGTTCATCCGCGAAGGTGTCGAACGCCGATCGGACGACCGCCGGGGCCCAGAAGGTGTGGAAGTTCCTTCTCGGTCAGGCCAAGAAAATCTCGTCGTATGCGTCGAACCCGCTCTGGAACGTCGTCAGCGGCCCGTACAAGGTCAAGACATTCTCGACGTCCGGCAAGGTCGACCTCACGGCGAACACCAAATACGACGGCGGCGAAAAGGCCGGAATCAAGACGGTCCACCTGTTGTCCTTCACGACCGCCGACGCTGAGAAGAACGCACTGCGCTCGGGCGGCGTCGACTACGGCTACATCGGCCCAGGGGACCTCGACCAGAAAGCGTCGTTCACGGCGAAGGGGTACAAGGTCAAGCCGTGGAGCGGCTGGGCCATCACGTACATGCCGTACAACTTCAACAATCCGCAACTCGGGGCCGTCTTCAAGCAGCTGTACGCCCGCCAGGCCGTGCAAATGTCGATCAACCAGCCACAGCTGACGAAGGTCATCTTCAACGGCACGGCCGTGCCCACCTACGGGCCGATTCCGCAAGCCGAAGAATCGGACTTCGTGTCCAAGGTGCAGCAGAACAACCCATATCCGTTCTCGACCTCCAAAGCGGCCAAGCTCTTGACTTCGCACGGATGGACGAAGAAGGACGGCGTCATGACCTGTACCGACGCGGGGACGGGATCGTCGCAGTGCGGCGCCGGCATCGACAAGGGCACGAAATTCGAGATGCACGTCCTGTCGCAGTCCGGTTCCTCGGTCACGACCAACATGATGAGCGCCATCAAATCGTCGTTGTCCAAGACCGGAATTGGCTTCAACATCAAGTCGGCTCCGGTCAACTCGGTGCTGTCGCAGACGCCGCAGTGCACGAAGAAGCAGTCGATCTGCAAATGGCAACTGTCCTTCTTCGGCACGGCAGGCAGCTGGTACTTCCCGGCCTACGCAACCGGCGACTCGCTGTTCCAGACCGGCGGCGGCTCCAACTTCGGCAACTACTCGAACCCGAAAGTCGACAAGCTGATCAATAACAGCACGACGTCGTCCTCGGCATCGGTGATGAAGAAGTACAGTGCGGCGCTGGCCAAGGACCTGCCGGTCGTCTGGTTGCCGGAGCCGGACTACCAGGTGTCGGTGATGAAGAAGGGACTGACCGGTTTTTCCCAGGATCCGCTCGCGAACTTCCACCCGGCACAGTGGAAGTGGAGCAAGTAG